Proteins found in one Candidatus Tisiphia endosymbiont of Beris chalybata genomic segment:
- a CDS encoding transposase, which translates to MSKEIFNKLFAKSLRLFTSIRKDMTKHLLGIEDKVLLKKRALIESVFNVLKNCMNLEHARNRSPVNFLIHILACVVGYAIKKLSLKLVTSANPPLFLS; encoded by the coding sequence ATATCAAAGGAGATATTTAACAAACTTTTTGCTAAAAGCTTACGTTTATTTACCAGTATTCGCAAAGATATGACAAAACATTTACTTGGAATAGAAGATAAAGTACTGTTAAAGAAAAGAGCTCTAATTGAGTCAGTATTTAATGTACTCAAAAATTGCATGAATCTAGAGCATGCAAGAAATAGATCACCTGTTAATTTTCTAATCCATATTTTGGCTTGTGTGGTAGGATATGCTATTAAAAAACTTAGCTTGAAATTAGTTACTTCTGCTAATCCTCCTTTGTTCTTATCCTAA